Genomic DNA from Paenibacillus borealis:
CAGCGGCAGCCCCAGTCCGCTCCCCCCGCCGCTGCTGACGCTTCTGGATTTATCCACTTTATAGAACCGTTCGAAGATCCGCTCCAGCTCCTCTTCGGCAATGCCGATGCCGCTGTCTCTAACCTCTACCTCAATCCACTCCTCTATGATGCGCAAAGAGACGGTAATCCGCCCGTCCTGCGGGGTGAATTTGATGCTGTTATGCAGCAGGTTAGTCCATACCTGACTCAGCAAGTCTTTTACCGCAACCACAGTGGTTTCCGCAAGCTCTGCCTCTACCTCAATATCCTTGCCGAGCCACTGCGGCTCAGAAGCCAGGATCATCTCTTGCAGCTGCTTATCCAGCCGGTAGGGCTTCCGCTCGAACGGGAAGCTCTCTGCCTCCAGCGCCGACAGCTTCAGCAGATTGTCACTCAGGCCGGACAGGCGGCGGCTCTCCGCTTCAATGATATTCAGATAATGCCTGCGGCTCTCCGGGCTCAGGCTGTCATTCTGCAGCGCAGCGGCAAACCCCCGGATCGAGGTCAGCGGCGACTGGATCTCATGCGATACGTTCGAGATGAAATCCTGGCGCAACGTCTCCATCCGGCTAAGCTCGTTAGCCATTTCGTTAATCCCCTCAACAATACCGCCAAACTGCCGGTACTGTTTGCTGTTCTCCAGTTCAATCTTGAAATTCCCCTGGGAAATCTGCCGCATGGCCGTCAGGATTGGCATATAGAATCTCCGATCCTGTCCCCGGGTAGCGAACGCTATGGTGCCTGCCACAATGAAAAAGATAATAATCTGCAATGTCATCACAAACAAGTGATACCCGTATTCAGAGAAAGACCAGCCGAAATGGCGGACCAGCAGCCTTGATCCGAAATAGCTTCCGTTCCAGGAGATAAAGAGCATCGTCAATATGCCGAATATAGGCACAATCACATTAATCTTCTTCCAGAGTTTGCTGATCCTGCTCATCATACTCCCCCCTCCAGCCGATAGCCAAGGCCGCGGATCGTACGGATCGAGAATCCGAATTTCTCACGGGGAAAGCGCTCGCGCAGACGGCCTACATGCACATCCAGCGTCCGCTCATTGCCTTCAAAGTCATAACCCCAGATCTCTTCAATCAGCCGGTCGCGTGTCAGCGTCTGCCCCGGATAGCTGGCCAGCTTGAACAGCAGTTCAAATTCTTTAAGCGGCAGGGTAATCTCGCCATGGTCGGACAGGGTCTCATAGGTTCTGCGGTTCATCCGCAGGTTCCCGACCGTTACGCTCTGGGCCGCAGAGATCTGATACCGCTTCAGCAGCGCCTTCACTCTGGCAACCAGGACAGGCGGCTCAAACGGCTTAACCAGATAGTCATCTGTGCCGAGCTCGAAGCCTTTCACAATCTGCGAGGTTTCCCCTTTGGCCGTCAGCATCAGGATCGGGAAGTCATAGTGCTTGCGCAGCTCCCGGCACAGCTCCCAGCCGTCCATATTCGGCATCATGACATCAATAATCGCCAGATCAGCGCTGGTCTCTTCCAGCAGATGCAGCGCCTCCAGACCATCGGAGGCACTCAGGACCTCTTCCAGGCCTTCAGCTCTCAGAAAGACTCCCACCAATTCGCGGATATGCGGATCGTCGTCCACTACCAGTATTTTGGCCATAGCCTCTAGCCCCCTCCTCTATAACGGTGCCCGGAAGCTCCGGCGTATTCATCTGCAGCTGCTGCTCAGCAAATTCACGGTACAGCTCATGATCCCGCAGCAGCTCTTCATGTGTCCCCTTCCCGGTAATCCGGCCCTTCTCCATGAAAATAATCTGATCCGCATTTACCACCGTAGCCAGTCTATGGGCAATAACAATTGTCGTCCGGCCCTGCATCAGATTGCCCAGCGCCTTCTGTACCACAGCCTCCGACTGACTATCCAGACTGGAGGTTGCCTCGTCGAGCATAAGGATCTTCGGATCGCGCAGCAGCGCTCTGGCGATGGCAATCCGCTGCCGCTGCCCGCCCGACAGCTTCACTCCGCGTTCGCCGACATCTGTATTGTATCCGTCCGGAAGCTCCGCAATGAAGCCGTCTGCGTAAGCCATAGCCGCAGCTGCCTGCAGCTCTTCCTTGCTGATCTCGCGGTCCAGTCCATACCCGAGATTCTCGGCAATCGTTCCGGCCAGCAGCGGACTTTCCTGCGAGACATAACCGATCCGCTTACGCCAGGATTTCAGGGAGAACATCGACACCGGCTTGCCGTTCATCCGGATGACTCCGCTCTGGGGCTCATAGAACCGTTCCAGCAGCGAGAACAAGGTCGTTTTACCGCCGCCGCTTGGTCCGACAATCGCTGTCACCTGGCCCGGCAGCATCGTGAAGCTTACCTTGTTCAGCACCTTCTCGCCCGTTTTGTATCCGAAACTGAGGTCTTCCACATCGATTGGGCCTTCCTCGCCGGTAGCCTCTTCTACACCCTCATATACCTCTTCCTCTGCCGCAAGCGTCTCAATAATCCGTTCCGAGGCTCCTTTAGCTTTCTGGAGCTGGGTGAAGAATTGCGTCAGCTGCGTCAGCGGCATAATAATCTGGATCAGATACAGAATGAAGGCCACCAGCTCACCGGCGGTCAGAACCCCCGAGGACACCTGCATTCCGCCATAGCCGATAATCACCACTAGCAGCATCATGAAGACGAAGGAGACCAGCGGGCTGATCATCGCGCTGATTTTACCCTCACGAATGCCGAAGGACAGCAGATTCATAATTCCGCTGCGTCCGGCCTCATATTCCTTCTGCTCGGCTCCGGAGGATTTGACCAGCCGGATTTCAGACAATACACCGCTAAGTGTAGCAGTGAAGGAGGCTGTCTCATCTTGTGTGCCTTTCGATATTTTGTACATCTGCCGGCCCAGCGGCACCAGAATCAGCGCCGACAGCGGGAGGACCGTGAACAACACGAGCGTCATCTTCCAGTTCAGGAAGAGCAGCACAGAGATTGAGCCGACAATGGAGATCACGCCGGTAAAGAGGCTGGCCAGATGCTCCGAGATCAGCGTCTTGAGAATCCCCGTGTCATTGGTCATCCGGCTGACGCTTTCGCCAGTCCGGTTCTCATTGTAGTAGGACACAGGCAGCACAAGGAATTTGCGCCACAGCCGGTC
This window encodes:
- a CDS encoding sensor histidine kinase, translated to MMSRISKLWKKINVIVPIFGILTMLFISWNGSYFGSRLLVRHFGWSFSEYGYHLFVMTLQIIIFFIVAGTIAFATRGQDRRFYMPILTAMRQISQGNFKIELENSKQYRQFGGIVEGINEMANELSRMETLRQDFISNVSHEIQSPLTSIRGFAAALQNDSLSPESRRHYLNIIEAESRRLSGLSDNLLKLSALEAESFPFERKPYRLDKQLQEMILASEPQWLGKDIEVEAELAETTVVAVKDLLSQVWTNLLHNSIKFTPQDGRITVSLRIIEEWIEVEVRDSGIGIAEEELERIFERFYKVDKSRSVSSGGGSGLGLPLVKKIVELHEGSIHVTSRPGEGTASIVRLPLQVR
- a CDS encoding response regulator transcription factor translates to MAKILVVDDDPHIRELVGVFLRAEGLEEVLSASDGLEALHLLEETSADLAIIDVMMPNMDGWELCRELRKHYDFPILMLTAKGETSQIVKGFELGTDDYLVKPFEPPVLVARVKALLKRYQISAAQSVTVGNLRMNRRTYETLSDHGEITLPLKEFELLFKLASYPGQTLTRDRLIEEIWGYDFEGNERTLDVHVGRLRERFPREKFGFSIRTIRGLGYRLEGGV
- a CDS encoding ABC transporter ATP-binding protein, giving the protein MKNTQAPQKQGAAMKPFLKLLHETKPSYMLLALALGLSMISTLVGLVIPMFTKNLVDGFSLASVSRLQIAGIAGAFIAQTIAGGVSIYLLNAVGQKVVAGLRDRLWRKFLVLPVSYYNENRTGESVSRMTNDTGILKTLISEHLASLFTGVISIVGSISVLLFLNWKMTLVLFTVLPLSALILVPLGRQMYKISKGTQDETASFTATLSGVLSEIRLVKSSGAEQKEYEAGRSGIMNLLSFGIREGKISAMISPLVSFVFMMLLVVIIGYGGMQVSSGVLTAGELVAFILYLIQIIMPLTQLTQFFTQLQKAKGASERIIETLAAEEEVYEGVEEATGEEGPIDVEDLSFGYKTGEKVLNKVSFTMLPGQVTAIVGPSGGGKTTLFSLLERFYEPQSGVIRMNGKPVSMFSLKSWRKRIGYVSQESPLLAGTIAENLGYGLDREISKEELQAAAAMAYADGFIAELPDGYNTDVGERGVKLSGGQRQRIAIARALLRDPKILMLDEATSSLDSQSEAVVQKALGNLMQGRTTIVIAHRLATVVNADQIIFMEKGRITGKGTHEELLRDHELYREFAEQQLQMNTPELPGTVIEEGARGYGQNTGSGRRSAYPRIGGSLSES